The Leptolyngbya sp. 'hensonii' region CATTCCCGTTCTGTGATCCGACTGTCAATCAGATTGACATGATCTAGATAGTGCGATCGTTTTTCTAGAAATGTGCAGGTCCATCCCATCTTCCCGGCATAGCCTGGACCCGCATCATGGGTGATCATTTTGGCGTAATCAAATTCATCCGACAGCAGCAAAATCTTTTTCATAGGACAGCAGCGAAATCCAAATTGCGGAGGTTAGGGATGGGGCATCAGGACAGCACCAGAGGCTGTTGAGATCGGGATCCTGATTCAGGCAAAATCCGTTCCTGGTAGCGACGAGAGAACTCAAAATCCAGCTCCACAAAACCCCGGAAGCGGGTCGGGTAGGGAATGACCCCCCTGGGATTGGGGGCATCCTGCACGGTAATTTTGGTCAGGTCCAGGAAATCATTGTTCACATCTGGACTGTTGATATACAGGCCAATGTGATAGTCTCCTTCCACAAAGGGCAGGCCCTGGATGGTGCCCTGCAAGTGCAGTGGATGGTGCTGATCCATGCGGTGCAAGGTGTCGCTCTGGCGCAGATCCACGATCGCGACTCGCACCCCTGTAGCTGAGTAAATCATCAGCTTCAGCTCACTGATCAATGTGGGTTTGGTGGCAGTGAATGCTAGCTGGAAGTCGATCGGCTCTCCGCTCACGACGGGGTTGGGAGAAAAGTCGAGTTGTTGCAGTTGTAGCGTGTCACACAGAGGCACCGCTTGTTGCAGATTCAGATCTACGGCCTGCTGACAGGCACTCAGGTAATCGTTGACCTGTTGAGTTGGATCACCCATACCGGCCACTTGACCTGAGCGGAGATGCACCACGGAATTGCAAAGGGTGCGGATGGCATTCATATCATGGCTGACAAAAATCAGGGTCCGGCCTTCATTCGTGGCCACATCTTCCATCTTGCCCAAGCACTTTTTCTGGAAAGCCACATCTCCCACCGCCAGGACTTCATCCACCACCAGGATTTCTGGTTCCAGATGGGCCGCTACGGCAAAAGCCAGCCGAATATACATACCAGAGGAATAGCGCTTCACGGGTGTATCCAGAAATCGTTCCACTTCAGCGAAGGCAACAATTTCATCAAACTTGCGCCGGATTTCGGCTTTGCTCATGCCCAGGATGGCTCCATTCAGCAGGATATTTTCCCGCCCTGTCAGTTCAGGATGAAAGCCGGTGCCCACTTCCAGCAGGCTGGCTACCCGCCCCTTGAGGCTAACTCGTCCTTCGGTTGGTTCTGTGATCTGACTCAGGATTTTGAGCAGGGTGGACTTGCCCGCCCCATTGCGACCAATGATGCCGATACGATCGCCCCGATTGACTTCAAAAGACACATCCTGCAAGGCCCAAAACACATCCTGGGGAGCCTTTTTCCCAGCCCGCCGACGCCCAGACCTGGGATTGAACGCAGTGACCAGATTGCGGGCACTCTCTACCATCACATCCTGCAGACACCGGCGCTGCTCCACTCTCTGTCCCAGGATGTATTGCTTACTTAAATTCTCGACTCGAATAGCTGTCTCTGACATGGTTTCCTCTTGGGATTCTATAGATGGAGGGAATTTGCAGGAAGCCCCTCTTTGCAGGGAGAGGGGCCATTGAGGGAACTCAAATCACATCGGCAAAGGTCCGTTCGTAAGCCCGGAAGTAACGTACACCGGTGATAAAAGCCAGGAAAACCAGACCCAGCGATAGGAGTAGACCTGGTAAATGCAGTTGAAACTGTCCGCCCAGAATCGCCCAACGAAATCCATCAATCACGCTGGCCATAGGGTTCAGATAGTAGAGCCACCGCCACTGTTCTGGGACAATGCTGCTGCTGAAGCCAACGGGTGAGAGGTAAAGGCCAAACTGAATCATGAAGGGGACGATGTAGCGAAAGTCCCGATATTTAACGTTCAGGGTGGCCAGGAATAATCCACTGCCCAAAGATGCCGCCAGGGCAACGAGAATAAAGAAAGGCAGGGTCAGAATCCGCCAACTGGGGATGAAGGTATACCAGGTCATCAGACCCAGCAGAATCATACCGGACACCAGGAAATCCACACAACTGACAATTACAGCACTGGCTGGCACAACCAGGCGAGGGAAATACACCTTAGAAATCAGATTGGCGTTGCCGGTCAGACTGTTACTGCAATCGGACAGGGAACTGGCAAAAAGTTGCCAGGGCAACATCGCCGAAAAGACCAACAAGGGATAGGGAACGCCATTGGAGGGAAGTTTCGCTAATTGCCCAAAGACGACTGTGAACACGATCATGGTCATAAAGGGGCGGATGAGGGCCCAGGCCATCCCGATCGCAGTTTGCTTGTAGCGCACCAGGATATCGCGCCAGGCCAGGAAGTAGAACAGTTCCCGGTAGCGCCAGAGGTCTTTCCAATACTGCCGTCGGGTTCGTCCGCGTTCAAGAATCAGTTCAGTGGGACCGTTGCTCATAGTTCGAAGGGGGTTAGGTGACTTGATCTCACTATCGGAACCTGGTGCTTGAGATCGCGTTTGCGCCCATGTTCAACTTTCTGCATGCAAAATTCAGATGCGGAAGCACCCCCATGAAAAACTCCGGATCGGTTGTGGGAACGCTAGAACAGTTGTAGAGGTGGATCTAGCAGAAGTTTTTGCACGACGGTCTCCTTACGATCGCCCAACCTGTCCTTACCACCGTCTGGCATACAGTTCTATGAAGCGATCGCAGTCTACCCCGTCTGAGCTGAACGGCACCCCCGAAACGATTATTCAACTCGCACCAGCAGACCCACCCGACGCAGACCCAACAGAGGAAGGGGGAGAAGAAGCCTGGAGCCTGGTGGGAATAGTCGGCATGGTGCGCCGCAAAGTGCTCATCATTGGGGTGATGGCAGTTGGGGTTGGCTGCTTTATGGCCTATCGATCATCCAAGCAGATCATTGAATATCAGGGCAGCTTTCAATTATTGGTAGAGCCAGTTCAGGAGAAGCAAACCCTGGCGCAGTTGACGGAAGCCAAAGGAAGCTCAACAGGTGAACTGGACTACTCAACCCAGATTGAGGTCATGCTCAGCCTGAAAACCCTGGAACCCATTCTGAAACAGGTGAATCAGCGAACACCTGGAACAGACTACGGATCAGTGATTAGTAAGCTGTCTGTCATCCGCTTGGGAGAAACAAAAATCATTCAGGTCTCCTATCACGATACCCGTGCCGATCGGGTCAAAGCAGTCTTAAAGGGCCTGTCTGAAGGGTACCTGAAATATCGAACTGAAGACCAGAAAGCTCAGCTGCGCCAGGGATTGGACTTTGTAGACAAACAACTCTTCAATACCCAGACCCGCGTCAATAGCCTGCAACAGCAAATCCAGCGGTTGCGCAGGCAGTATAACTTTACTACTCCTGACACCTATGGAGAACAACTGGCCTCCCGCTTAGCCATTATTTCCCAGGAACGCCAGGGCGTTGAAACGGAGTTGGCTGTGGTGGAGAAACAGAATACTATCCTGAAAAATCCGACCAATAGGGATTTTAGTCTCAGCCAATCCCTGGCTTATCAGCAACTCTTACAACAGTACCGAGCCCTGGAACAGGTGGTCGCTTTTGAAGCCACTCGTTTTACGCCAGACAGTCCCAATCTCCAGCAGTTGAAAGAGAAACAAGAATCCCTGCGGTCTTTGCTGGAAGCAGAAGCAAAGCGAAGTTTGGCTACCCAGGTCACTGCGATCGAAAGCCAACTCCAAACCCTGCAAATCCGCCAGCAGGCCCTCCTAGAGACCGAAAAGCAAGTCAGACAACGGCTGGCAGATCTGCCAGCCGTATCTCGTCAGTTCACGGATTTGCAACGAGAGATAGGTGTTGCCACAGAAACCCTGAAGCGTTTGCTGGAGACCCAGGTCCGGTTGCAGATCCAGGCTGCTCAGAATGAAGTCCCCTGGCAATTGATCTCCCCTCCCGGCCCCCCTCAACGCAAGCCCCCCAACAGCCTTTCCAAAGCTCTGATCACTGGTGGGTTGGGGGGGGCTATCCTGGGCCTGGTCCTGGCCTTTCTGTTAGAGAAATTAGAAAACACCTACTACTCGCTCCGGGAGCTAAAAAAGCGAGTTAAGTTACCCTTGCTAGGGGTAATTCCGCTCAATCCCAACTTAGTCCCGGCAGTTCCTAAGCAGCGTCTGATTAATCTACCAGAACAACAGCCGCAAATTATCCGTCAGGTCCTGGCCTTCTGGTCAGCGAAACCAGAAAGTCATGGATTTATGGAGGCATTTCGATCGCTTTACGCCAATTTGCAGCGACTGGAAACCGGGGGGTTGAGATCGATCGTCATCAGTTCCGCTCTGCCCCGAGAGGGCCGCACCACTGTGGCCATTCACCTAGCCCAGGCCGCCGCCGCTCTGGGGCAAAAAGTTCTTCTGGTCGATACCCACCTCCGGCCCAGTGGCACCCAGGTCCATACGCTGCTGGGCATTCCCAATAAAGAGGGCCTGAGTCACTTGCTGGCCGGTGAAGTTTCCCTGGAGCAGGTGGTGCAGCAGATCCCCTGGGAAAAAGCTCTCTATGTCATCACCATGGGCAGTACCCCCAGTGACCCCACCCGGATGTTATCCTCTCCAAGCATGCCTAGCCTGATGGCAGAACTCCACCAAACCTTTGACCTGGTGATCTACGACATGCCTCCCTTAATGGGCTTAGCCGACGTGAACTTAATCGCCTCTGCTACAGATGGGGTGCTTCTGGTCACCGCCTTGGGCCGTCGTGGCTCCGCCGAAGCCCTCAACCAAACTCTGGAACGTATCAAGATTGCTCACCTAAGTGTTCTAGGGATCGCAGCCAATAAAGTCAGAGACTATACCGTCGATCTGTACCAGTAAGACAACTTTGCAACCTGTCAGGCAGTGCATATCTCCATCACATCGAGATATAGATAAAGGCATCCACACTTCAATCCTTGGCAAACTCCGCGCCTGTGAAGTTTATAGCTTCTTGGAGGCCATCTATGACATCTATGACATTAAGCCAGTGCATACTCTCCTGTTTGAGTACGGCAGCAATTTTCCTGGGTCAAGTTCCTACAGCTACACCCTCCCAATTCAATCCCAACTCAGTTTTTCTGGCTCAGGTTACTGCTATCGATCTCTACAACCAGGGCAAACAGAAAAGCGATAGTGGGGACTACCGGGGCGCGATCGCCCTCTACGATCAGGCTATCCAGCTTGATCCCAATTTCGCAGGGGCTTATAACAACCGAGGAGTAGCCCTGATCGAATTAGGTGACCTGAAAGGAGGAATTGCAGACTATAACCGGGCTATTCAAATTGGCGGCAACTACTCAGTAGGTTATGCCAACCGGGGCGGAGTTCGGTTCTTTTTAGGCGATTTCAAAGGAGCACTCACCGATCTGAATCGAGCCATTCAAATTAACCAAAATTGGGGTGAAGGTAGTCTCGCCAAAGCTTACAGTAGACGGGCTTACGTGCGATTAGAGTTGGGCGATCGATCGGGCGCGATCGCCGATCTCAAGACATCTATCCAACTGGATACAACAGCCCCAGAGAATTATCTCAACAAACAATTAGAAGCAGCGGTTGCCGCTCAAAACTGGTCAAGAGCCATTTTTCTGGTCGAAGTTATTATTGCGGTTTATCCCCAGTCTGCTGCTGAGTACACAGCCTACCGCACCCGTCTGCAAAAGATTGAAAGCAATTGATATTAGGAGCCTACCTCAATGAAAGCAATCTACACAGTTCTACTACTATGTCTGATCGGAACATCAGGCAACATCATGCCAGTAAGTTACGCTCAGGAAATCCCTCCGGTTCCTGCCAGTGAAAAACCCCAGACCAGTGCGCTGAAACTGCTGGAGTTGGGTGATGACAGAACAATTGCCCAGGACTACAAAGGCGCGATCGCTGCTTACAATCAAGCCCTTGCAATCAATCCATCATTTGTGCTGGCCTATATCAGTCGAGGCTACGCTCGATTTCGATCAAGAGATTTCCAGGGAGCTGAAGCCGATCTGAAACGAGCCATCCAGATTGATCCGACCTATTCGAGTGCCTATGCAAGTCTCGGATTCTTTTATCTGGGCTCTGAAAATTACCAGTCAGCGCTGCAGAATTTTACCCTGGCGATTCAAGTGAATCAAAACTGGGTCGAAGGGAGTCTATCGGATACCTATATAGGCCGTGGATTAACTCGTTTGGAACTGAAAACCTACCAGGGAGCTTTGGCAGACTTGAATCAGGCGATCCAAACCAATCCTCGCAGTTCTCCTGCTTATACGGGTCGTGGCATGGTTTATGTGGAGCTGAAGCAATATCAGGCGGCCCTGGCCGACTTCAATCAGGCAATTCAACTGAATTCCAACTGGAAAGGCATCAAGCTGGCTATGGCTTACAGGGAGAGAGGGTTGCTCTACAGCAAGCTGGGCAGCAGGTCTAAAGCAGTGGCCGACTTTCAGAAATCATCTGATCTGTACCAGCGTCGGGGCGATCGCCGGGAGTATCTGGCGCTCCTGAGTCGAATTTATCAGTCTCAGACAGACGGCTTGCCACTTCAGGTGGATCTCCCCTGTTATGTGATTACGGCTTCTGGCAAAGTTGCAGATTTGAATCGCCTCTGTGTCAGTTCAACCCCTCAATAGTTGCCGCTGAGGAACAGGGTGTAACGTATACGTCAACGCAACACCTGCGCCAACACGATCGCTACTCTCCCCCCAGCACACTGAGATTATCAAAGGTCTGTTTCTGGCTCTGCCCAACCTGCCTGAATCTCGGTGAATCCATATGCTCAAAAAGTTTAGACAGTCCCTCTCCCAGGTTTTCAATCGACGTGCTGCTTCGGAACAGGTGAGCTCTGACTCTCCTCCGGATCAGGTTCAGCTTTCGATCGTGACCCAGTTTTACCCGCCTGATTTTGCTGCTACCGGACAGTTTGTTGATGAGCTGGCTCAACAGCTTTCCCAGCAGGCCATGCAAGTCCAGGTGTTTACGGGGCAGCCCAGCTACGCTTTTGAAACAGCCCAAGCTCCAGAGGTTGAGCAGATGGGCCAGGTACAAGTGCGCCGTTCCCGACTGTTACGCTCTCGCTCTCGCCGCTTTGCCGGACGGACGATTAGCAGTCTGGCTTTTTGTTGGCACGCCGCCCTCCATTTACTCCAGCGGGAGCATCGGGGAGACTTACTTCTCTTTACGAGTGAGCCTCCGTTTCTGCCGGTCCTAGGCTATCTGGGCAAACTCCTCTTTCAGGCTCCCTATGCCTGTCTGGTCTATGACCTATATCCAGAAGTGGCGATCGAGCTCAAGGTGTTATCCCAAAATCACTGGCTGGCCCGCTTCTGGGATGCTGTCAACCAACGGGTCTGGCAGGCTGCAGAAGTGATTATCGTTCCATGCCAGACCATGAAAGACCGGATGGTGGCTAAGGTGCCAGAGGTAGCCCACAAAATCACAGTGATTCACAACTGGGCGGATCCAGACTGGATCAAGCCGATCGTCAAATTAGAGAATCCTTTCGCGCACTCCCACGACCTGGTTGAAAAATTCACGGTACTCTATTCGGGTAACATGGGCCGCTGCCACGATATGGATACCATTCTGGGAGCAGCCGAGGAACTCAAGGATGAGCCAGTGCAGTTTGTCTTTATCGGCGGGGGACCCAAGCGAGAAAGCTGCCAGGAGCAAGTCCGGCAGATGGGGCTGACAAACTGCCTGTTTCTGCCTTACCAGGATAAAGCTCTCTTACCCCAATCCCTGACAGCTTGCGATCTGTCGTTGGTGAGTGTGGATGTGGGTATGGAGGGGCTGGTGGCTCCCAGCAAATTCTATGGGGCTCTGTCCACGGGCCGCCCGGTTGCGGTGATCTGTGAGTCCCACTCCTACCTGCGATCGCTGGTGGCAGAAGCGGGTTGTGGAGCTGCCTTCAGCAATGGAGACAGCGAAGGACTGGCCGGGTTTATCCGCTATCTGGCTAAGGATCCAGAAATGGGGAAACAGATGGGCCGGGCAGGCTATCGCTATTTGCGCGGATCGTTTACCCCTCAGGCGATCGGAAAGCAATACTTCAAACTTCTGCATCAGGCGGTGTTAAAGCATGCGGATTTGAAACGGGCCTTGGCCCGACAGGAATTTCAGCTCTATTACCAGCCTATAGTTTCCCTGCGGACAGCTGAACTGACCGGCTTGGAAGCACTGGTGCGGTGGCAACACCCTACCCGGGGTCTGCTCTACCCCGAGGAATTCATCTCTGCTGCTGAGGAAACAGGCTTGATTGTTCCCCTCGGCTGGCAGGTTTTGGAGGCCGTCTGCCAGCAGCTTGACCACTGGCAATCGCGCTTTCCCCACCTCTCCCTCCAGGTTAGTGTCAACCTGTCCAGCCAGCAGTTGTTTCAACCTAACCTGATCTCCAAGATTGATGAACTGCTTCAGAAATATCATCTGGATGGTCGTTCCCTCATGCTGGAAGTAAAGGACCAGACGGTAATGGCTGATGCTGCCGCAACGACCGCTTTGCTGTTACAACTACGGGCCCGTCAGATTCAGGTTTGTATTGATGACTTTGGTGTCAGCCATACTTCCCTGGAGTATCTGCACCGGTTCCCGGTAGATGCCCTCAAGGTCGATCGCTCACTCATCAGCCAGGTCTGTGTTGAACAGAATACGGTCAAACTGATTGAGACCATCCTGATCCTGGCCCAGGATCTGGGCATGAGCGCGATCGCTACGGGGATTGAGACTTCAATCCAACTGCATCGCCTGAAGGAAATTGGATTTACCGGTGGCCAGGGCTATCTCTTCTCACCTCCAGTGCTGGCAGAGGAGATTGAACAACAGTTGCAACATCTGAAACGGATGAATGTTATGAATCAGGCAGTTCTCTGCCAGAGTGCCCCTGCACCACTGACTGTTACAGCCGATCAGGCCCCTCTGATTCTGGTGATTGACGATGACCGCGCCATGCGAACCATCTTAAAGGGGATGATGACGAAAGAGGGATACCGGGTGGCTGAAGCGGTTAATGGGATAGAAGGTGTTGAAGCCTTTCAGAATCTCCGCCCCAATTTGGTATTACTGGATGCCATGATGCCTGGGATGGATGGCTTTACCTGTTGCTCGCAGATGCGATCGCACGTCTCTACTGAAGCCATGGCCACAACAACAGTCCTGACCATCCCGCCCATCCTCATGATCACCGCTCTGGATGACTCCGAGTCCGTTGATAAAGCCTTTGCTGCTGGTGCAACTGACTACATCACAAAACCCATTAATTGGGCTGTCTTACGCCAGCGGTTGAAACAAATGTTGTAGTTAAATAAAGGTTCCTTACTTTTATGTTTAAGGTAGGAACCTTTATCTGCCTAGAACGTCCAAGTGGT contains the following coding sequences:
- a CDS encoding tetratricopeptide repeat protein, yielding MPVSYAQEIPPVPASEKPQTSALKLLELGDDRTIAQDYKGAIAAYNQALAINPSFVLAYISRGYARFRSRDFQGAEADLKRAIQIDPTYSSAYASLGFFYLGSENYQSALQNFTLAIQVNQNWVEGSLSDTYIGRGLTRLELKTYQGALADLNQAIQTNPRSSPAYTGRGMVYVELKQYQAALADFNQAIQLNSNWKGIKLAMAYRERGLLYSKLGSRSKAVADFQKSSDLYQRRGDRREYLALLSRIYQSQTDGLPLQVDLPCYVITASGKVADLNRLCVSSTPQ
- a CDS encoding EAL domain-containing protein, which encodes MLKKFRQSLSQVFNRRAASEQVSSDSPPDQVQLSIVTQFYPPDFAATGQFVDELAQQLSQQAMQVQVFTGQPSYAFETAQAPEVEQMGQVQVRRSRLLRSRSRRFAGRTISSLAFCWHAALHLLQREHRGDLLLFTSEPPFLPVLGYLGKLLFQAPYACLVYDLYPEVAIELKVLSQNHWLARFWDAVNQRVWQAAEVIIVPCQTMKDRMVAKVPEVAHKITVIHNWADPDWIKPIVKLENPFAHSHDLVEKFTVLYSGNMGRCHDMDTILGAAEELKDEPVQFVFIGGGPKRESCQEQVRQMGLTNCLFLPYQDKALLPQSLTACDLSLVSVDVGMEGLVAPSKFYGALSTGRPVAVICESHSYLRSLVAEAGCGAAFSNGDSEGLAGFIRYLAKDPEMGKQMGRAGYRYLRGSFTPQAIGKQYFKLLHQAVLKHADLKRALARQEFQLYYQPIVSLRTAELTGLEALVRWQHPTRGLLYPEEFISAAEETGLIVPLGWQVLEAVCQQLDHWQSRFPHLSLQVSVNLSSQQLFQPNLISKIDELLQKYHLDGRSLMLEVKDQTVMADAAATTALLLQLRARQIQVCIDDFGVSHTSLEYLHRFPVDALKVDRSLISQVCVEQNTVKLIETILILAQDLGMSAIATGIETSIQLHRLKEIGFTGGQGYLFSPPVLAEEIEQQLQHLKRMNVMNQAVLCQSAPAPLTVTADQAPLILVIDDDRAMRTILKGMMTKEGYRVAEAVNGIEGVEAFQNLRPNLVLLDAMMPGMDGFTCCSQMRSHVSTEAMATTTVLTIPPILMITALDDSESVDKAFAAGATDYITKPINWAVLRQRLKQML
- a CDS encoding ABC transporter ATP-binding protein, giving the protein MSETAIRVENLSKQYILGQRVEQRRCLQDVMVESARNLVTAFNPRSGRRRAGKKAPQDVFWALQDVSFEVNRGDRIGIIGRNGAGKSTLLKILSQITEPTEGRVSLKGRVASLLEVGTGFHPELTGRENILLNGAILGMSKAEIRRKFDEIVAFAEVERFLDTPVKRYSSGMYIRLAFAVAAHLEPEILVVDEVLAVGDVAFQKKCLGKMEDVATNEGRTLIFVSHDMNAIRTLCNSVVHLRSGQVAGMGDPTQQVNDYLSACQQAVDLNLQQAVPLCDTLQLQQLDFSPNPVVSGEPIDFQLAFTATKPTLISELKLMIYSATGVRVAIVDLRQSDTLHRMDQHHPLHLQGTIQGLPFVEGDYHIGLYINSPDVNNDFLDLTKITVQDAPNPRGVIPYPTRFRGFVELDFEFSRRYQERILPESGSRSQQPLVLS
- a CDS encoding tetratricopeptide repeat protein, with product MTSMTLSQCILSCLSTAAIFLGQVPTATPSQFNPNSVFLAQVTAIDLYNQGKQKSDSGDYRGAIALYDQAIQLDPNFAGAYNNRGVALIELGDLKGGIADYNRAIQIGGNYSVGYANRGGVRFFLGDFKGALTDLNRAIQINQNWGEGSLAKAYSRRAYVRLELGDRSGAIADLKTSIQLDTTAPENYLNKQLEAAVAAQNWSRAIFLVEVIIAVYPQSAAEYTAYRTRLQKIESN
- a CDS encoding AAA family ATPase, coding for MRKHPHEKLRIGCGNARTVVEVDLAEVFARRSPYDRPTCPYHRLAYSSMKRSQSTPSELNGTPETIIQLAPADPPDADPTEEGGEEAWSLVGIVGMVRRKVLIIGVMAVGVGCFMAYRSSKQIIEYQGSFQLLVEPVQEKQTLAQLTEAKGSSTGELDYSTQIEVMLSLKTLEPILKQVNQRTPGTDYGSVISKLSVIRLGETKIIQVSYHDTRADRVKAVLKGLSEGYLKYRTEDQKAQLRQGLDFVDKQLFNTQTRVNSLQQQIQRLRRQYNFTTPDTYGEQLASRLAIISQERQGVETELAVVEKQNTILKNPTNRDFSLSQSLAYQQLLQQYRALEQVVAFEATRFTPDSPNLQQLKEKQESLRSLLEAEAKRSLATQVTAIESQLQTLQIRQQALLETEKQVRQRLADLPAVSRQFTDLQREIGVATETLKRLLETQVRLQIQAAQNEVPWQLISPPGPPQRKPPNSLSKALITGGLGGAILGLVLAFLLEKLENTYYSLRELKKRVKLPLLGVIPLNPNLVPAVPKQRLINLPEQQPQIIRQVLAFWSAKPESHGFMEAFRSLYANLQRLETGGLRSIVISSALPREGRTTVAIHLAQAAAALGQKVLLVDTHLRPSGTQVHTLLGIPNKEGLSHLLAGEVSLEQVVQQIPWEKALYVITMGSTPSDPTRMLSSPSMPSLMAELHQTFDLVIYDMPPLMGLADVNLIASATDGVLLVTALGRRGSAEALNQTLERIKIAHLSVLGIAANKVRDYTVDLYQ
- a CDS encoding ABC transporter permease, translated to MSNGPTELILERGRTRRQYWKDLWRYRELFYFLAWRDILVRYKQTAIGMAWALIRPFMTMIVFTVVFGQLAKLPSNGVPYPLLVFSAMLPWQLFASSLSDCSNSLTGNANLISKVYFPRLVVPASAVIVSCVDFLVSGMILLGLMTWYTFIPSWRILTLPFFILVALAASLGSGLFLATLNVKYRDFRYIVPFMIQFGLYLSPVGFSSSIVPEQWRWLYYLNPMASVIDGFRWAILGGQFQLHLPGLLLSLGLVFLAFITGVRYFRAYERTFADVI